A genomic window from Leeia speluncae includes:
- a CDS encoding nuclear transport factor 2 family protein, translating to MSNASTQTCLAPLLAWYASLSPDTVGQVSHWYHPDARFRDPFNTVKGHAAIEAIFTHMFHTTVNPRFEISNQLASGQQAFVTWRFLFELKGKAYQIEGGSHLFFGEDGRVIDHRDYWDAAEELFEKLPIVGAPIRWLRRQFKLPSTD from the coding sequence TTGAGTAATGCATCTACCCAGACTTGTTTGGCGCCATTATTGGCTTGGTATGCTTCGCTAAGCCCAGATACCGTGGGGCAAGTGAGCCACTGGTATCACCCGGATGCGCGTTTTCGCGATCCGTTTAATACGGTAAAAGGACATGCTGCTATCGAGGCAATTTTTACTCACATGTTTCATACCACAGTGAATCCGCGTTTTGAAATCAGTAATCAGCTTGCGAGTGGTCAGCAAGCCTTTGTAACGTGGCGATTTTTATTTGAGCTAAAAGGAAAGGCTTACCAAATCGAAGGTGGGTCGCATTTATTCTTTGGTGAAGATGGCCGCGTGATTGATCATCGGGATTATTGGGATGCGGCGGAAGAGTTGTTTGAAAAGTTACCCATCGTTGGCGCGCCTATCCGCTGGTTACGTCGACAATTTAAGTTACCAAGCACCGACTAA
- a CDS encoding protein-glutamate methylesterase/protein-glutamine glutaminase has protein sequence MATIKVLIVDDSAVVRQVLSSALAQDPSIDVYATASDPIFAMEKMKTQWPDVIVLDVEMPRMDGISFLKKIMAERPTPVVICSTLTEKGAATTMEAMAAGAVTIVTKPKMALKQFLIDAADELISSVKAASQARVSRLRNTVAPVVNAAPAAHTEGRSSAMAQTTDFVVAIGTSTGGTQALELVLKALPRVCPGIVIVQHMPEKFTGAFAERLNGLCQIEVKEAATGDRVIPGRAIIAPGGRHMQLKRNGAQYHVEVIDGPPVNRHRPSVDVLFRSVAKFAGRNALGIIMTGMGGDGALGLKEMHDAGANTIAQDEASCVVFGMPKEAIKLGAADRVIPLNAIPNSIIGGK, from the coding sequence ATGGCAACCATAAAGGTATTAATCGTTGATGATTCTGCGGTTGTTCGGCAGGTTCTATCTTCCGCTTTAGCACAAGACCCTTCTATTGATGTCTACGCCACCGCATCCGACCCTATCTTTGCGATGGAAAAGATGAAAACACAGTGGCCGGATGTGATTGTTTTAGACGTCGAAATGCCCCGAATGGATGGCATTAGCTTCCTGAAGAAAATCATGGCGGAACGCCCAACGCCAGTAGTAATTTGCTCGACGCTAACAGAAAAAGGGGCGGCGACCACCATGGAAGCCATGGCAGCAGGCGCAGTCACGATTGTGACCAAGCCGAAAATGGCACTAAAACAATTCTTAATTGACGCTGCAGATGAGCTGATTTCTTCTGTTAAAGCGGCGTCACAAGCGCGAGTCTCCCGGCTACGCAATACCGTTGCGCCGGTGGTGAATGCAGCACCAGCCGCTCACACAGAAGGCAGAAGTTCTGCGATGGCGCAGACCACAGACTTTGTGGTGGCAATTGGCACCTCCACTGGTGGCACTCAGGCCTTAGAACTTGTCCTCAAAGCCCTGCCGCGCGTTTGCCCTGGCATTGTGATTGTTCAGCACATGCCAGAGAAATTCACAGGGGCATTTGCAGAACGGCTTAATGGCTTGTGCCAAATCGAGGTAAAAGAAGCCGCCACCGGCGACCGCGTAATTCCAGGGCGAGCCATCATTGCGCCGGGCGGAAGGCACATGCAGCTCAAACGAAATGGTGCGCAATATCATGTCGAAGTGATTGACGGCCCGCCGGTAAATCGCCATCGGCCATCGGTAGATGTGCTGTTTAGATCCGTTGCCAAGTTTGCGGGTAGAAACGCGTTAGGCATCATCATGACAGGAATGGGCGGCGACGGCGCTCTCGGACTAAAAGAAATGCATGATGCAGGAGCAAATACGATCGCCCAAGATGAGGCTAGTTGTGTGGTGTTTGGCATGCCAAAAGAGGCGATTAAACTAGGTGCAGCAGATAGGGTGATCCCGCTAAATGCGATTCCTAACAGCATTATTGGCGGGAAATAG
- a CDS encoding CheR family methyltransferase: protein MDIHPLSDKEFELFRGMIYQVAGISLSDIKKPLVSGRLAKRVRHFGKQRFGDYFKIMMADKAEFQNAIDLLTTNETYFFREPKHFDFLRDTIIPALRQKPKVRIWCGASSTGEEPYTIAMMLAEHLGSSVWELLASDISTRVLDTARKALYPLEDAEGIPKPYLVNHCLKGVGDLEGQFSIQPTIRQKVHFRQINLNDNLPSDIGEFDTVFLRNVMIYFNMETKQQVVKRVVKQLKPGGWFIVSHSESLNGITAELEMVKPSIYRKPIR, encoded by the coding sequence ATGGATATTCATCCATTATCGGACAAGGAGTTCGAGCTATTTCGCGGCATGATTTATCAAGTAGCCGGTATATCGCTGTCTGATATCAAAAAACCATTAGTCAGTGGCCGGCTCGCCAAACGTGTTCGTCATTTTGGCAAACAGCGGTTTGGCGATTACTTCAAAATCATGATGGCAGATAAGGCTGAATTCCAGAATGCGATTGACCTGCTCACCACCAATGAAACTTACTTTTTCAGAGAGCCAAAGCATTTCGACTTCTTGCGAGACACCATTATTCCGGCTTTGCGTCAAAAACCCAAAGTCAGAATATGGTGTGGAGCAAGTTCAACAGGTGAAGAGCCTTACACCATTGCCATGATGTTGGCCGAACATTTGGGAAGCAGCGTCTGGGAGTTACTCGCTTCGGATATTAGCACCCGTGTGTTAGATACCGCCCGCAAAGCACTCTACCCGCTTGAAGATGCAGAAGGAATTCCTAAACCCTATCTAGTCAATCACTGCCTAAAAGGTGTGGGCGATTTAGAGGGCCAGTTTTCTATTCAGCCGACCATTCGCCAAAAAGTGCATTTCCGTCAAATCAACTTAAATGACAATTTACCGAGTGATATCGGCGAATTTGATACCGTTTTTCTACGCAATGTGATGATTTATTTCAACATGGAGACCAAACAACAGGTCGTTAAACGCGTGGTGAAACAGTTAAAACCAGGCGGGTGGTTTATCGTTAGTCACTCAGAGAGTCTAAATGGCATTACGGCAGAGTTAGAAATGGTCAAACCCTCGATTTATCGTAAACCCATAAGGTAG
- a CDS encoding chalcone isomerase family protein: MFANSFCKKTKAFLWLVALWLTTSFAQAQPIWQSRLPTDLRVVGSGEMTWFGFSIYQARLWSKQYPFNPSQPYALELTYARNISKSEFVEASMDEMSRISGVSAKSSQMQQWQGWMEKAFIDVKPGDQLIGVHWPGVGCAFYSQSQLLSEIKDPEFAKNFFAIWLDPQSKDRRLREQLLGKRTSM; the protein is encoded by the coding sequence ATGTTTGCCAATTCCTTCTGCAAAAAAACTAAAGCGTTTCTATGGTTGGTGGCGCTTTGGCTGACAACCTCGTTTGCCCAAGCACAACCAATTTGGCAAAGCCGATTACCGACAGATCTGCGGGTGGTCGGCAGTGGCGAAATGACGTGGTTTGGTTTCTCTATTTATCAAGCCAGACTATGGAGTAAGCAGTATCCCTTTAACCCCAGTCAGCCTTATGCCTTAGAGCTCACTTACGCTAGAAACATTAGCAAAAGTGAATTTGTTGAAGCCAGCATGGATGAGATGTCTCGCATTAGTGGTGTATCCGCTAAGTCTAGCCAAATGCAGCAGTGGCAAGGCTGGATGGAAAAAGCGTTTATTGATGTGAAACCGGGTGACCAACTGATTGGGGTGCACTGGCCGGGAGTTGGGTGTGCGTTTTATTCGCAAAGCCAATTGTTATCAGAAATTAAAGACCCCGAATTTGCAAAGAATTTCTTTGCGATTTGGTTAGACCCGCAATCGAAAGATCGTCGTTTACGCGAGCAGCTGTTGGGCAAACGCACGAGTATGTAA
- a CDS encoding SDR family NAD(P)-dependent oxidoreductase, whose protein sequence is MWSTLNPTFSSLAGKRVWIIGASSGIGAALATQALHEGAQVILSARRIDALMQVAKQHQAAQLLPFDVCEVALWQSAFETIVESGQGVDLVVFCAGDYLPERAWDVTPESAKKTINVNLMSVYSGLSTILPAMMERGSGGIVLVASVAGYVGLPNASVYGPSKAALINLAEVLYTDLHPKGIGVYLVNPGFVKTPLTAKNEFEMPALQTPEQAAGAIWQGVKRGRFEIHFPWRFTTVLKLIRWLPYRWQFALMSKLVSE, encoded by the coding sequence ATGTGGTCAACCCTTAATCCTACTTTTTCCTCGCTCGCCGGTAAGCGTGTCTGGATCATCGGTGCATCTAGCGGCATTGGTGCGGCACTGGCGACGCAGGCCTTGCATGAAGGCGCGCAAGTGATCTTAAGTGCCAGGCGAATTGATGCGCTGATGCAGGTCGCCAAGCAGCATCAGGCCGCACAACTATTACCGTTTGACGTTTGCGAGGTCGCGCTTTGGCAATCTGCTTTTGAAACGATTGTCGAGTCTGGCCAAGGGGTGGATTTGGTCGTGTTTTGCGCGGGGGATTATCTACCCGAGCGAGCATGGGACGTTACCCCAGAATCGGCCAAAAAAACGATTAATGTGAATTTGATGAGTGTGTACTCGGGGCTATCGACTATTCTGCCTGCCATGATGGAAAGAGGCAGTGGTGGTATTGTTTTAGTGGCCAGTGTTGCGGGGTATGTGGGCTTGCCAAACGCGAGTGTATACGGGCCGAGTAAAGCCGCACTGATTAACCTTGCCGAAGTGCTTTATACTGATTTACACCCGAAAGGGATTGGGGTGTATTTGGTGAATCCCGGGTTTGTAAAAACACCACTAACCGCTAAAAATGAGTTTGAAATGCCTGCATTACAAACACCAGAACAAGCCGCAGGGGCGATTTGGCAAGGAGTGAAGCGTGGTCGATTTGAGATTCATTTTCCTTGGCGATTTACCACGGTCCTGAAGTTGATTCGGTGGTTACCCTACCGGTGGCAATTTGCCTTAATGAGTAAATTGGTGAGCGAATAA
- a CDS encoding DUF1365 domain-containing protein: protein MKTNVSHSSAGWLLTGQVMHERVRPVHNRFIYPVFAVRLNLSTIYAAQSWCFGVNRLRPWSIWLKDYGPRDGSDLQQWARNLLARHGVEADGEIWLQTFPRVFGFVFNPVSFWLCHHKNGELIAMIAEVNNTFGDTHLYLLTAKDHQAISEKTTLVTQKVMHVSPFCAVDGYYTFRLRETDASCFVGIDYLDADGLLIKTSIGGYKSPLSSQNVFSAVLKQPFLTLGVVAKIHWQALKLWWKKVPFHKRPNPPLQTITEGDER, encoded by the coding sequence ATGAAAACCAACGTAAGCCACTCGTCTGCCGGTTGGCTTCTGACGGGCCAAGTGATGCATGAACGGGTGCGGCCGGTGCACAACCGCTTTATCTATCCTGTATTTGCGGTGCGTTTGAATCTGTCGACAATCTATGCCGCGCAATCTTGGTGTTTTGGCGTCAATCGGTTGCGGCCTTGGTCTATCTGGTTAAAAGACTATGGGCCGAGAGATGGTAGTGATTTGCAGCAATGGGCGCGCAATTTGTTGGCGCGTCATGGTGTAGAGGCAGATGGTGAAATTTGGCTGCAGACCTTTCCACGGGTGTTTGGTTTTGTATTTAACCCGGTGAGTTTTTGGCTGTGCCATCACAAAAATGGCGAATTAATCGCGATGATTGCTGAAGTGAATAACACCTTTGGCGATACGCATTTGTATTTATTAACCGCGAAAGATCATCAAGCCATTTCTGAGAAAACGACCCTAGTTACCCAAAAAGTGATGCATGTGTCGCCATTTTGCGCAGTAGATGGTTATTACACGTTTCGGTTGAGAGAAACCGATGCGTCTTGTTTTGTTGGTATTGATTACCTCGACGCAGATGGCTTACTGATTAAGACCAGTATTGGTGGCTACAAATCGCCACTATCTAGTCAGAACGTCTTTTCTGCAGTACTTAAACAGCCCTTTTTGACCTTGGGCGTGGTGGCAAAGATTCATTGGCAAGCTTTGAAGTTGTGGTGGAAGAAAGTGCCTTTTCATAAACGGCCTAATCCACCACTACAGACGATTACCGAAGGAGACGAACGTTGA
- a CDS encoding SAM-dependent methyltransferase, producing the protein MKTFLPSLKAEARKSRPLAATVLLGLLAQLKVGHLQVRTPEGELLVFGDLHEPPSAMIRFHQWTAASRILRDGDIGFAESYAAGWVDTPDLTALLRLVLRNEQVLNRVMKAGALTGWWYRIKHLFRQNSKRGSRKNIHAHYDIGNTFYRLWLDESWTYSSAWFNGNFDQPLIDAQTAKYQRMIDQLGLKAGDRVLEVGCGWGGFAEIAAKQGIYVNGVTLSTEQLEFAKSRIEKQGLSQFATFSLCDYRDIEGEFDAIVSIEMFEAVGEKYWPTYFEMVHQRLKPGGKAMIQSITIDETYFDRYRSTTDFIQQYIFPGGMLPTPSGFAKQAASYGLQLKDQLNFGVDYAETLRRWFYRFEQQIHAVRQQGFDERFIRIWRLYLCYCEAGFDEGRTDVCQFLLQKN; encoded by the coding sequence TTGAAAACCTTTCTACCTTCCTTAAAAGCAGAAGCAAGGAAAAGCCGGCCGCTGGCGGCAACGGTGCTGCTTGGTTTGTTAGCACAGCTAAAAGTAGGGCATCTGCAAGTAAGAACACCTGAAGGCGAGTTGCTGGTGTTCGGTGATCTGCATGAGCCGCCAAGCGCGATGATTCGTTTTCACCAGTGGACTGCTGCAAGCCGCATTTTGCGCGATGGGGATATTGGGTTTGCTGAAAGCTATGCCGCCGGTTGGGTGGATACGCCAGATTTAACCGCGCTACTTCGGCTGGTGCTGCGTAATGAACAAGTGCTTAATCGGGTGATGAAAGCCGGTGCGCTAACGGGGTGGTGGTATCGTATTAAACATCTGTTCCGTCAAAACAGTAAGCGCGGCAGCCGGAAGAATATTCATGCCCATTACGATATTGGGAATACGTTCTATCGACTTTGGCTAGATGAATCTTGGACTTATTCTAGTGCTTGGTTTAATGGCAACTTTGATCAACCTCTGATCGATGCGCAAACCGCTAAATACCAGCGCATGATTGATCAGTTGGGTTTAAAGGCTGGCGATCGTGTCTTAGAGGTGGGGTGTGGATGGGGTGGGTTTGCCGAGATCGCCGCGAAGCAGGGTATCTATGTAAATGGTGTGACCTTATCGACCGAACAACTTGAGTTTGCTAAATCACGTATTGAAAAACAAGGGTTGTCTCAGTTCGCGACGTTCTCTTTGTGTGATTACCGAGATATTGAAGGCGAATTTGACGCGATCGTCTCGATCGAGATGTTTGAGGCCGTCGGTGAGAAATACTGGCCAACTTACTTTGAAATGGTGCATCAGCGCTTGAAGCCTGGCGGTAAAGCAATGATTCAAAGCATCACCATTGATGAAACTTACTTTGATCGGTATCGCAGTACGACTGACTTTATTCAGCAATATATTTTTCCGGGCGGTATGTTGCCGACCCCAAGTGGCTTTGCGAAGCAGGCGGCATCGTATGGGTTACAACTGAAAGACCAACTGAATTTTGGTGTGGATTATGCGGAAACGCTCCGCCGCTGGTTCTACCGATTCGAGCAACAAATTCATGCGGTACGTCAGCAAGGGTTTGATGAGCGTTTTATTCGTATTTGGCGCTTATATCTATGTTATTGCGAAGCAGGATTTGATGAGGGTCGAACCGATGTTTGCCAATTCCTTCTGCAAAAAAACTAA
- a CDS encoding chemotaxis protein CheW: MSNLVKHDGAAVAKELQAVAQQYLTFVLAGEMYAVGTISVKEIIEYGQLTTVPMMPSFIRGVINLRGAVVPVIDLGARFGGKQTEIHRRTCIVILEVIQDQDTQVIGVIVDAVSEVLEIPINDIEPPPAFGAKIRTDFIAGMGKVNGKFVILLNVGQVLSVDEMSTLAAIGTGSAIAEQ; encoded by the coding sequence ATGAGTAATTTAGTCAAACATGATGGAGCAGCGGTGGCGAAGGAGTTGCAAGCCGTTGCTCAGCAGTACCTCACCTTTGTACTGGCGGGTGAAATGTATGCGGTCGGCACCATTAGCGTAAAAGAGATCATCGAATATGGTCAATTAACAACCGTCCCCATGATGCCGAGTTTTATCCGAGGCGTGATTAACCTAAGGGGTGCAGTCGTTCCGGTCATCGATCTAGGGGCCCGCTTCGGTGGCAAACAAACCGAAATTCACCGCCGTACCTGTATCGTGATTTTGGAGGTGATTCAGGATCAAGATACACAAGTGATTGGGGTTATTGTGGATGCCGTTAGCGAAGTATTAGAAATACCAATTAACGATATCGAACCCCCTCCTGCTTTTGGCGCGAAAATTCGTACCGACTTTATCGCCGGCATGGGGAAAGTAAACGGAAAGTTTGTGATTCTCCTCAATGTAGGACAAGTGCTTTCCGTCGACGAAATGTCTACTTTGGCGGCAATAGGCACTGGCTCAGCCATTGCAGAACAATAA
- a CDS encoding chemotaxis protein CheD: MHPPRGFIEIFLQPGDWYFADELTRIRTILGSCVSIVMWHPRLHLGGMCHYMLPTRKHQQVHELDGRYADEAIALLIDSIKEAGTSPKEYTVRMFGGGDMFPHLEKHKISNVGQNNVIAGRKLLAAHGLKITDEHVEGAGHRNVSFDVWDGNVTMKQSMRMELGPPRVRSLSK, from the coding sequence ATGCACCCGCCAAGAGGGTTTATCGAAATTTTTCTGCAACCAGGCGATTGGTACTTTGCAGACGAGCTCACCAGAATTCGAACGATCTTGGGCTCTTGCGTGTCGATCGTAATGTGGCATCCACGCTTACATCTAGGAGGGATGTGCCATTACATGCTACCAACAAGAAAGCACCAGCAAGTGCATGAGTTAGATGGGCGGTATGCCGATGAAGCGATTGCCCTACTTATTGACTCGATTAAAGAGGCTGGTACCTCACCCAAAGAGTACACCGTCCGCATGTTTGGCGGAGGGGATATGTTTCCGCATCTAGAGAAACACAAGATCTCGAATGTCGGACAAAACAATGTGATTGCGGGCAGAAAACTACTAGCCGCGCATGGATTAAAAATCACCGATGAGCACGTAGAGGGGGCAGGACATCGTAATGTGTCATTTGATGTCTGGGATGGCAATGTCACCATGAAACAAAGCATGCGGATGGAGCTTGGCCCTCCTCGCGTACGTTCACTATCAAAATAA
- a CDS encoding DUF3833 domain-containing protein yields MIKRCVLALCGLLTACAAPDVQQYQQLTPKLDVAQFFAGKTEAWGMFQKRNGELNKRFHVLITGTVAADGKLVLDERFTYDDGTKQQRVWTLTPQGQGEWKGTAADVKGEAIGKVAGNALHWQYTMLLPVDGKVYEVNFDDWMYLMDDGHMINKASMSKFGFELGQVTLFFRKPDHVVNP; encoded by the coding sequence ATGATTAAACGATGTGTGTTGGCGCTATGCGGATTACTCACGGCTTGCGCGGCGCCAGATGTTCAGCAATATCAGCAGCTAACACCCAAGTTAGATGTTGCCCAGTTTTTTGCTGGAAAAACAGAGGCGTGGGGGATGTTCCAAAAGCGCAATGGCGAACTCAATAAGCGCTTTCATGTGCTAATTACGGGAACCGTAGCGGCAGACGGTAAGCTAGTGCTAGATGAGCGCTTCACCTATGACGATGGTACCAAACAGCAAAGAGTTTGGACGCTAACCCCACAAGGCCAAGGTGAATGGAAAGGTACGGCGGCAGATGTAAAAGGGGAGGCGATTGGCAAGGTGGCGGGAAATGCACTGCATTGGCAATACACGATGCTGTTGCCGGTAGATGGCAAAGTCTATGAGGTGAATTTTGATGATTGGATGTACCTGATGGACGATGGTCACATGATTAATAAAGCGAGCATGTCAAAGTTTGGTTTCGAACTAGGGCAAGTGACGCTATTTTTCAGAAAGCCAGATCATGTGGTCAACCCTTAA